Proteins encoded together in one Catellatospora citrea window:
- the trxB gene encoding thioredoxin-disulfide reductase, which yields MENVRNLIIVGSGPAGYTAAVYAARANLKPLLIEGVESGGALMTTTDVENFPGFPDGVMGPELMDQMRKQAERFGTEFITDNATRVELSGEVKSVWVGDREYRARAVVLTTGSAWRPLGVPGEQELLGHGVSSCATCDGFFFKGQRIVVAGGGDSAMEEATFLTRFAEHVTIIHRRDEFRASKIMAERALANEKISVEWNTVIDEILGTDGKVSGIRVHNVITNESRELPATGVFVAIGHDPRSELFRGQVELDDEGYVKVDAPSTRTNIPGVFAAGDLVDHTYRQAITAAGTGCTAALDAERFLAH from the coding sequence GTGGAGAACGTCCGAAACCTGATCATTGTCGGCTCGGGTCCGGCCGGGTACACCGCCGCCGTCTACGCTGCGCGGGCCAACTTGAAGCCCCTGCTCATCGAGGGCGTCGAGTCGGGTGGCGCGCTGATGACCACCACCGACGTGGAGAACTTCCCCGGCTTTCCGGACGGGGTCATGGGTCCTGAGCTGATGGACCAGATGCGCAAGCAGGCCGAGCGCTTCGGCACCGAGTTCATCACCGACAACGCCACGCGCGTCGAGCTGTCCGGCGAGGTCAAGAGCGTATGGGTAGGCGACCGGGAGTACCGTGCCCGCGCCGTCGTGCTGACCACCGGTTCCGCCTGGCGCCCGCTGGGCGTGCCCGGCGAGCAGGAACTGCTCGGCCACGGCGTGTCCTCCTGCGCGACGTGTGACGGCTTCTTCTTCAAGGGCCAGCGCATCGTGGTCGCCGGCGGCGGCGACTCGGCCATGGAGGAGGCGACGTTTCTCACCCGTTTCGCCGAGCACGTCACGATCATCCACCGCCGCGACGAGTTCCGCGCCAGCAAGATCATGGCGGAGCGCGCGCTGGCCAACGAGAAGATCTCGGTCGAGTGGAACACCGTGATCGACGAGATTCTCGGCACCGACGGCAAGGTCTCCGGCATCCGCGTGCACAACGTGATCACGAACGAGTCCCGCGAGCTCCCGGCGACCGGCGTGTTCGTCGCCATCGGCCACGACCCGCGCAGCGAGCTGTTCCGCGGCCAGGTCGAGCTGGACGACGAGGGTTACGTGAAGGTCGACGCGCCGAGCACCCGTACCAACATCCCCGGCGTCTTCGCCGCGGGTGACCTGGTCGACCACACCTACCGCCAGGCCATCACCGCGGCCGGCACGGGCTGCACCGCGGCACTCGACGCGGAGCGGTTCTTGGCGCACTGA
- a CDS encoding PLP-dependent aminotransferase family protein has product MIGMTASEIRALFAVANRPEVVSLAGGMPYIAALPLDAVGEVIGDLVAKQGTSALQYGLGQGMPELREQICAMMADVGIDASVGASPDDVVVTIGGQQALDLIARLFLDPGDVVLAEGPTYVGALGVFQAAQAQVVHVPMDHDGLIPAALETAIEQQRRLGRRVKFLYTIPTYQNPAGVTLSEERREQVLDICERAGLLVIEDDPYGRLGFEGEAPRPLRARRRDGVFYLSTFSKTFAPGLRVGWILAPHAVRDKLVIATEANILCPSNFAQSVVSTYLATMPWRQQLKTYQQIYAERRDALLTALSDLMPEGTTWTHPAGGLFVWATLPAGLNSKAMVPRAIAARVAYVPGTGFYADGTGQQHLRLNFSFPPPERIREGVRRLAGVVEQELATRAVFGDTGPLDAVTDLPRPGAHAPGPDLA; this is encoded by the coding sequence ATGATCGGGATGACCGCCTCGGAGATTCGAGCTCTCTTCGCCGTGGCCAACCGCCCCGAGGTCGTGTCACTCGCCGGAGGCATGCCGTACATCGCCGCCCTGCCGCTGGACGCGGTCGGCGAGGTCATCGGCGACCTGGTCGCCAAGCAGGGCACCAGCGCCCTGCAGTACGGGCTCGGTCAGGGCATGCCCGAGCTGCGCGAGCAGATCTGCGCGATGATGGCCGACGTCGGCATCGACGCCTCGGTGGGGGCCTCGCCCGACGACGTCGTCGTCACCATCGGCGGCCAGCAGGCGCTGGACCTGATCGCCCGGCTGTTCCTCGACCCGGGCGACGTCGTGCTCGCCGAGGGTCCCACCTACGTCGGCGCGCTCGGTGTCTTCCAGGCGGCGCAGGCCCAGGTGGTGCACGTGCCGATGGACCACGACGGCCTCATCCCGGCCGCGCTGGAGACCGCGATCGAGCAGCAGCGCCGGCTCGGTCGCCGCGTCAAGTTCCTCTACACCATCCCGACCTACCAGAACCCGGCCGGCGTCACGCTGTCCGAGGAGCGCCGCGAGCAGGTCCTCGACATCTGCGAGCGGGCCGGGCTGCTGGTCATCGAGGACGACCCGTACGGCCGGCTCGGCTTCGAGGGCGAGGCGCCGCGACCGCTGCGCGCCCGCCGCCGCGACGGGGTCTTCTACCTCAGCACGTTCTCCAAGACCTTCGCGCCGGGCCTGCGGGTGGGCTGGATCCTCGCCCCCCACGCGGTACGCGACAAGCTGGTGATCGCCACCGAGGCGAACATCCTGTGCCCGAGCAACTTCGCCCAGTCCGTGGTGAGCACCTACCTGGCCACCATGCCCTGGCGTCAGCAGCTCAAGACGTACCAGCAGATCTACGCGGAGCGCCGCGACGCGCTGCTGACCGCGCTGTCCGACCTGATGCCCGAGGGCACCACGTGGACCCACCCCGCGGGTGGCCTGTTCGTCTGGGCGACCCTGCCCGCCGGCCTCAACTCCAAGGCGATGGTGCCCCGCGCCATCGCCGCGCGCGTCGCCTACGTGCCCGGCACCGGCTTCTACGCCGACGGCACCGGGCAGCAGCACCTGCGGCTGAACTTCTCGTTCCCGCCGCCGGAGCGCATCCGGGAGGGCGTGCGACGCCTGGCCGGCGTGGTCGAGCAGGAACTGGCCACGCGCGCGGTCTTCGGCGACACGGGTCCGCTGGACGCGGTCACCGACCTGCCGAGGCCCGGCGCGCACGCGCCCGGTCCCGACTTGGCATGA
- a CDS encoding D-alanine--D-alanine ligase family protein, which yields MTAPSTAPVVRADLRCLVLAGGLSYERDVSLRSGRRVLDALRAVGVEAEMLDADVALLPALKSDPPDAVFIALHGSTGEDGSLRGVLDLCGVPYVGPDARSARLAWDKPSAKAVFVECGIPTPEWVALPHDRFSELGAVAVLERIVDRLGLPLMVKPAQGGSGLGAAVVRDASALPAAMVGCFAYDQTALVERYVEGVDVAVSVLDLGEGPFALPPVEIVPSNGVYDYAARYTAGLTTWHTPARLSAETSAEVVKTALAAHQALGLRDVSRVDLIVAPSGECTVLEVNVAPGMTETSLLPMAVQAGGLDLGDVIARLVMQAAERG from the coding sequence GTGACCGCACCGTCCACCGCGCCTGTCGTCCGAGCCGATCTCCGCTGCCTGGTGCTGGCGGGCGGCCTGTCCTACGAACGTGACGTCTCGCTCCGTTCGGGCCGCCGGGTGCTGGACGCCCTGCGCGCCGTCGGCGTCGAGGCGGAGATGCTCGACGCCGACGTGGCGCTGCTGCCCGCACTGAAGTCCGACCCGCCGGACGCGGTGTTCATCGCCCTGCACGGCTCCACCGGCGAGGACGGCTCACTGCGCGGCGTGCTGGACCTGTGCGGCGTGCCCTACGTCGGTCCCGACGCGCGCTCGGCCCGGCTCGCCTGGGACAAGCCGTCCGCGAAGGCGGTGTTCGTCGAGTGCGGCATCCCCACCCCCGAGTGGGTCGCCCTGCCGCACGACCGCTTCTCCGAACTCGGTGCCGTCGCCGTGCTGGAGCGCATCGTCGACAGGCTCGGCCTGCCTCTGATGGTCAAGCCCGCCCAGGGCGGCTCAGGGCTGGGCGCCGCGGTGGTCCGCGACGCCTCCGCGCTGCCGGCCGCGATGGTCGGGTGCTTCGCGTACGACCAGACCGCCCTGGTAGAACGCTACGTCGAGGGAGTCGACGTAGCGGTCTCAGTGCTCGACCTCGGCGAAGGACCGTTCGCGCTGCCGCCCGTCGAGATCGTGCCCAGTAACGGGGTGTACGACTACGCGGCCCGGTACACCGCCGGCCTGACCACCTGGCACACGCCCGCCCGGTTGTCGGCGGAGACGAGCGCCGAGGTGGTCAAGACGGCACTGGCCGCGCACCAGGCGCTGGGCCTGCGCGACGTGTCCCGGGTCGACCTGATCGTGGCGCCGTCGGGGGAGTGCACGGTCCTCGAGGTCAACGTCGCCCCGGGTATGACCGAGACGTCCCTCCTCCCGATGGCGGTGCAGGCCGGCGGGCTCGACCTGGGCGACGTGATCGCCCGCCTGGTCATGCAGGCGGCCGAGCGCGGCTGA
- the sigM gene encoding RNA polymerase sigma factor SigM, whose amino-acid sequence MTGQDPRTDEELLAAHAAGEPDAFGVLFRRHRDRLWAVALRTTNDREDAADALQEAMLSAHRAAARFRGEAAVTTWLHRIVVNACVDRLRRRQAHLTVPLPGQAGADDEDRHAPARNEPAAPSTDHDTAMVVRAALAELPYDQRAALVLVDLQGYSVAEVAQLMGVAEGTIKSRCSRGRSRLAVMLGHLRNLSDSPDVGGTRAQDVTPGGGL is encoded by the coding sequence GTGACCGGGCAGGACCCCCGCACGGACGAGGAGCTGCTGGCCGCACACGCCGCCGGCGAGCCCGACGCCTTCGGGGTGCTGTTCCGCCGCCATCGCGACCGCCTGTGGGCGGTCGCACTGCGGACCACCAACGACCGCGAGGACGCCGCCGACGCGCTGCAGGAGGCGATGCTGTCGGCGCACCGTGCCGCGGCCCGGTTCCGGGGCGAGGCGGCGGTCACCACGTGGCTGCACCGCATCGTCGTGAACGCGTGCGTGGACCGGCTGCGCCGCCGTCAGGCCCACCTGACGGTTCCGCTGCCCGGCCAGGCCGGCGCGGACGACGAGGACCGGCACGCCCCCGCCCGCAACGAGCCCGCGGCGCCCAGCACCGACCACGACACGGCCATGGTGGTCCGGGCCGCGCTGGCCGAGCTGCCGTACGACCAGCGCGCCGCGCTCGTGCTCGTGGACCTGCAGGGCTACTCGGTCGCGGAGGTCGCCCAGCTGATGGGCGTGGCCGAAGGCACGATCAAAAGCCGCTGCTCACGGGGCCGTTCCCGGCTCGCTGTGATGTTGGGGCACCTGCGCAACCTCAGCGACTCCCCTGACGTCGGAGGGACACGAGCACAGGACGTCACACCGGGAGGGGGGCTCTGA
- a CDS encoding GNAT family N-acetyltransferase → MSRRVVNLTLDTLEDLPKGCRNCVFWELDPVSAERACAAGDPGLEKEAWVSQTLLEWGSCGKIAYVDGMPAAFVLYAPPMYVPRGNAFPTSPVSPDAVQLMTAHVVAAFAGGGLGRVLIQSVARDLTKRGIRAIEAFGDAKFGDHAEEDAKQFSCLAPADFFLAVGFKTVRPHPRFPRLRMELRTALSWKSDVEYALEKLLGSMSPELLRPGVRPAVRSTTN, encoded by the coding sequence ATGTCACGCAGAGTGGTGAATCTGACGCTGGACACCTTGGAAGATCTGCCCAAGGGCTGTCGTAACTGCGTGTTCTGGGAGCTTGATCCGGTTTCCGCCGAGCGTGCCTGCGCCGCGGGCGACCCGGGTCTGGAGAAGGAGGCGTGGGTCTCGCAGACCCTGCTGGAGTGGGGTTCCTGCGGCAAGATCGCCTACGTCGACGGCATGCCCGCCGCCTTCGTGCTCTACGCCCCGCCGATGTACGTTCCGCGCGGCAACGCCTTCCCCACCTCGCCGGTCTCCCCCGACGCGGTGCAGCTGATGACGGCCCACGTGGTCGCCGCGTTCGCGGGCGGCGGGCTCGGCCGGGTGCTGATCCAGTCCGTGGCGCGTGACCTGACCAAGCGCGGCATCCGGGCCATCGAGGCGTTCGGCGACGCGAAGTTCGGCGATCACGCCGAGGAGGACGCGAAGCAGTTCAGCTGCCTCGCCCCGGCGGACTTCTTCCTCGCCGTCGGCTTCAAGACGGTGCGGCCGCATCCTCGCTTCCCGCGGTTGCGGATGGAACTGCGCACCGCGCTGTCGTGGAAGTCCGACGTGGAGTACGCGCTGGAGAAGCTGCTCGGCTCGATGAGCCCGGAGTTGCTGCGCCCAGGCGTGCGGCCGGCGGTGCGCAGCACCACCAACTGA
- a CDS encoding protein kinase family protein, whose protein sequence is MREDGVTQVGEGPAAGSAAGSLSGLAVGDVLAERYRLEEHINDDSAGRQVWRGVDIVLRRPVALVLRTPGGASAEEMLSAAVTASRVVHGNLIGVYDAIDEGERAYVIREWIDGTALRDLVAEEGPFDAERTTSVLHAVADAVSALHASGMAHGNVHPGTVLVATDGRVVLADARADSTTSNEADVRSLGALAYFMLTGHWPRAEADRVTALPDGRRDSTGTLVAPRNVRAGVPTYLDDLVMDLLDAKLALPTAQVLTGELARLDTGERLLFGGNGTLRFADDSAPAEPAPRAATPRLLVAGGVALALVVSGLVLAVRALNADATEPPSSQPTGSAVQASASAAPQPKALDLTKDQVRIIAPFGDRDNATQAPNMVDGNAKTVWKTTGYRQSNFGNGDKKGIGILITLDKPQLVSSVTVELSAPGTSASLVGGAADAPNSRAGDKTIVDTFKPVAGSQSFGKDSGTTMVFSTDASTPYQYLMVWITDLPRDPSETEYPYRVGVQEIVVEVQ, encoded by the coding sequence ATGAGGGAGGACGGGGTGACCCAGGTCGGCGAGGGTCCAGCGGCCGGGTCCGCTGCCGGATCGCTGAGCGGGCTTGCGGTGGGCGACGTGCTCGCCGAACGCTACCGCCTTGAGGAGCACATCAACGACGACAGCGCCGGCCGCCAGGTCTGGCGCGGAGTCGACATCGTGCTGCGCCGTCCGGTCGCTCTCGTGCTGCGCACGCCGGGTGGCGCCTCCGCCGAGGAGATGCTCTCCGCCGCGGTGACCGCCAGCCGCGTCGTGCACGGCAACCTGATCGGCGTCTACGACGCGATCGACGAGGGCGAGCGGGCCTATGTGATCCGCGAGTGGATCGACGGCACAGCCCTGCGCGACCTGGTCGCCGAGGAAGGCCCCTTCGACGCCGAGCGCACCACCTCGGTGCTGCACGCGGTCGCCGACGCGGTGTCCGCGCTGCACGCCAGCGGGATGGCACACGGCAACGTGCACCCCGGCACGGTCCTGGTCGCCACCGACGGGCGGGTCGTGCTGGCCGACGCCCGGGCCGACTCGACCACCAGCAACGAGGCCGACGTGCGCAGCCTCGGCGCGCTGGCCTACTTCATGCTCACCGGTCACTGGCCGCGGGCCGAGGCCGACCGCGTCACCGCGCTGCCCGACGGCCGGCGCGACAGCACCGGCACCCTGGTCGCGCCCCGCAACGTGCGGGCCGGTGTGCCGACATACCTCGACGATCTGGTCATGGACCTGCTCGACGCGAAGCTGGCGCTGCCCACGGCGCAGGTGCTCACCGGCGAGCTGGCCCGCCTCGACACCGGCGAGCGCCTGCTCTTCGGCGGCAACGGCACCCTGCGTTTCGCCGACGACTCCGCCCCCGCCGAGCCCGCACCGCGCGCTGCCACCCCGCGGCTGCTGGTCGCCGGCGGCGTCGCGCTCGCGCTGGTCGTCTCCGGCCTGGTGCTCGCGGTCCGCGCGCTCAACGCCGACGCGACCGAGCCGCCCTCGAGCCAGCCGACCGGCAGCGCCGTTCAGGCCAGCGCCAGCGCCGCGCCACAGCCCAAGGCGCTCGACCTGACCAAGGACCAGGTGCGCATCATCGCTCCGTTCGGAGACCGGGACAACGCGACCCAGGCGCCGAACATGGTCGACGGCAACGCGAAGACGGTGTGGAAGACGACCGGCTACCGGCAGTCGAACTTCGGCAACGGCGACAAGAAGGGCATCGGCATCCTGATCACGCTGGACAAACCGCAGTTGGTGTCCAGCGTGACGGTCGAGCTCTCCGCGCCCGGCACCTCCGCCTCACTGGTGGGCGGCGCCGCGGACGCGCCGAACTCCCGGGCCGGCGACAAGACCATCGTCGACACCTTCAAGCCGGTCGCCGGGTCTCAGTCGTTCGGCAAGGACTCGGGCACCACCATGGTGTTCTCCACCGACGCCTCCACGCCGTACCAGTACCTGATGGTCTGGATCACCGATCTGCCGCGGGACCCCTCCGAGACGGAATATCCCTACCGCGTCGGCGTGCAGGAGATCGTGGTAGAGGTGCAGTGA
- a CDS encoding DUF2786 domain-containing protein: MPTTPTAEQARRYADRMLVEIAAALLQRDHRRYRVVCDQVYTSPLDPQAVDAAVSHALEQAVQHAWNSNWRPVELDHTLRRYAGRAGAPKSAGNWMAQLLADVTASRMRAHDPSTVDRRWAAELAAVEATVWWQDDAGQLAQFGARHSLERLKVLGGAFELMRWLYQELPPLEHAGHAPGAPVRPRRAASAATEYADQRMLDRIRALLAKAESTDFPEEAEAFTAKAQQLMARHSIDHALVDAAAGTGDGPESRRIVIANPYEGPKAMLLQVVAEANRCRALNFRDLGLSTIVGFGPDLDAVEMLYTSLLVQAIHAMTTANQRADRYGRNDVRSFRSAFLSAYAHRIGERLTEVREEVDAAASVGTDLVPVLAARTEAVDTAFEDLFPHRVSRTSRVANAAGWASGRAAADRAELAVRSPLPATGER; this comes from the coding sequence GTGCCGACCACCCCCACCGCGGAGCAGGCGCGCCGCTACGCCGACCGGATGCTGGTCGAGATCGCGGCCGCGCTCCTGCAGCGCGACCACCGGCGCTACCGCGTCGTGTGCGACCAGGTGTACACCAGCCCCCTCGACCCGCAGGCCGTCGACGCCGCCGTGTCGCACGCGCTCGAACAGGCGGTGCAGCACGCCTGGAACAGCAACTGGCGGCCCGTCGAGCTGGACCACACGCTGCGCCGCTACGCCGGGCGCGCGGGAGCCCCGAAGTCCGCCGGCAACTGGATGGCGCAGTTGCTCGCCGACGTGACGGCGAGCCGGATGCGGGCGCACGACCCGTCGACCGTCGACCGGCGTTGGGCGGCCGAGTTGGCTGCGGTCGAGGCGACGGTGTGGTGGCAGGACGACGCCGGCCAGTTGGCCCAGTTCGGCGCCAGGCACTCGCTCGAACGGCTCAAGGTGCTGGGCGGTGCCTTCGAACTGATGCGGTGGCTCTACCAGGAGTTGCCACCACTGGAGCACGCCGGGCACGCGCCGGGTGCGCCGGTCAGACCGCGCCGGGCCGCATCCGCAGCGACAGAGTACGCAGATCAGCGCATGCTCGACCGGATCAGGGCATTGCTGGCCAAAGCGGAGTCGACTGACTTCCCGGAGGAGGCCGAGGCGTTCACCGCCAAGGCCCAGCAGCTGATGGCCCGGCACAGCATCGACCACGCGCTCGTCGACGCCGCCGCCGGGACCGGCGACGGGCCCGAGAGCCGCCGCATCGTCATCGCCAACCCCTACGAAGGCCCGAAGGCGATGCTGCTGCAGGTGGTGGCCGAGGCCAACCGCTGCCGCGCGCTCAACTTCAGGGACCTCGGCCTGAGCACCATCGTCGGCTTCGGCCCCGACCTCGACGCCGTCGAGATGCTCTACACCTCGCTGCTCGTGCAGGCGATCCACGCGATGACCACGGCTAACCAGCGCGCCGACCGGTACGGCCGCAACGACGTGCGCTCGTTCCGGTCGGCGTTCCTGAGCGCGTACGCCCACCGCATCGGCGAGCGGCTCACCGAGGTCCGCGAGGAGGTCGACGCGGCAGCGTCCGTGGGCACCGACCTGGTGCCCGTGCTGGCGGCCCGGACCGAGGCCGTCGACACCGCGTTCGAGGACCTGTTCCCACACCGCGTCAGCCGGACCTCGCGGGTCGCCAACGCCGCGGGCTGGGCCTCGGGCCGCGCCGCCGCGGACCGCGCCGAATTGGCAGTCCGCAGCCCGCTGCCCGCGACGGGCGAGCGCTGA
- the trxA gene encoding thioredoxin codes for MGSAKAVTDATFVSDVLQSDKPVLVDFWAEWCGPCRKVAPVLEEIATEMGEKVTIVKLDIDANPETARAYRVMSVPTLTLFKGGRPVQSVAGAKPKGDIVRLIESAL; via the coding sequence ATGGGATCCGCGAAGGCGGTCACCGACGCGACGTTCGTCAGTGACGTACTGCAGTCCGACAAGCCGGTGCTGGTGGACTTCTGGGCCGAATGGTGCGGGCCGTGCCGCAAGGTCGCGCCGGTGCTCGAGGAGATCGCTACCGAGATGGGCGAGAAGGTCACCATCGTCAAGCTGGACATCGACGCCAACCCGGAGACCGCGCGGGCCTACCGCGTCATGTCCGTGCCGACGCTGACCCTGTTCAAGGGCGGCCGGCCGGTGCAGTCGGTCGCGGGCGCCAAGCCCAAGGGCGACATCGTCCGGCTCATCGAGTCGGCGCTCTGA
- a CDS encoding helicase HerA-like domain-containing protein, with product MVDAAAITTGYTFGGPALDLGALVGDGGKADPDCPIRVPLAMLNRHGLVAGATGTGKTKTLQVMAEQLSAAGVPVFLADIKGDVSGMAAPAAPSERISERMAELGQSWTPTAYPCEFLTLGGKGVGVPVRATVTDFGPLLLAKVMDLTEVQTSSLNLVFHFADAQGLPLVDVKDLRSVIQYLVSEEGAAELKSLGGLSKQTAGVLLRELIAFSDAGADAFFGEPEFATTDLLRNAPDGRGVVTILELPGVVAQPALFSSFLMWLLADLYQELPEVGDPDKPRLVFFFDEAHLLFRDASKAFLESITQTVRLIRSKGVGVFFVTQTPKDVHTDVLAQLGSRVQHALRAYTPDDAKALRATVSTFPKSDYDLEEVLTQLGTGEAIVTVLNEKGAPTPVAWTRLRAPQSLMAAVEPAVMAALVAGSPLGAKYHQPVDRESAYEMLAARLAPPPAPAAPAPAQPPAPPPARAEPNLAEQILGSRTTKRLLTTAAAAAGTAIIRSIFGTRRR from the coding sequence ATGGTGGACGCGGCGGCGATAACGACGGGGTACACCTTCGGCGGTCCGGCGCTGGACCTCGGCGCACTCGTGGGCGACGGCGGCAAGGCCGACCCCGACTGCCCGATCCGGGTCCCGCTGGCCATGCTCAACCGGCACGGCCTGGTGGCCGGCGCCACCGGCACCGGCAAGACCAAGACCCTGCAGGTGATGGCCGAGCAGCTGTCCGCGGCGGGCGTGCCCGTCTTCCTCGCCGACATCAAGGGCGACGTCAGCGGCATGGCCGCCCCAGCAGCGCCCAGCGAGCGGATCAGCGAGCGCATGGCCGAACTCGGCCAGTCCTGGACCCCGACCGCGTACCCCTGCGAGTTCCTCACCCTCGGCGGCAAGGGCGTCGGCGTGCCCGTCCGGGCGACCGTCACCGACTTCGGGCCCCTGCTGCTGGCCAAGGTCATGGACTTGACCGAGGTGCAGACGTCCTCGCTCAACCTGGTCTTCCATTTCGCCGATGCCCAAGGGCTGCCACTGGTCGACGTCAAGGACCTGCGTTCGGTGATCCAGTATCTGGTGTCCGAGGAGGGCGCGGCCGAGCTGAAAAGCCTGGGCGGGCTGTCCAAGCAGACCGCCGGGGTGCTGCTGCGCGAGTTGATCGCCTTCAGCGACGCCGGGGCGGACGCGTTCTTCGGCGAGCCCGAGTTCGCCACCACCGACCTGCTCCGCAACGCCCCCGACGGCCGGGGCGTGGTCACCATCCTGGAGCTGCCCGGGGTGGTCGCCCAGCCCGCGCTGTTCTCCTCGTTCCTGATGTGGCTGCTCGCCGACCTCTACCAGGAGCTGCCGGAGGTCGGCGATCCGGACAAGCCCAGGCTCGTGTTCTTCTTCGACGAGGCGCACCTGCTGTTCCGGGACGCCTCCAAGGCCTTCCTGGAGTCGATCACCCAGACGGTCCGGCTGATCCGGTCCAAGGGTGTCGGGGTCTTCTTCGTCACACAGACCCCCAAGGATGTGCACACCGACGTGCTCGCCCAGCTGGGCAGCCGGGTCCAGCACGCGCTGCGGGCGTACACCCCCGACGACGCGAAGGCGCTGCGGGCGACCGTCTCCACCTTCCCGAAGTCGGATTACGACCTGGAGGAGGTGCTCACCCAGCTCGGCACCGGCGAGGCGATCGTGACCGTGCTGAACGAGAAGGGCGCGCCGACGCCGGTCGCCTGGACCCGGCTGCGGGCGCCCCAGTCGCTGATGGCGGCGGTCGAGCCCGCGGTGATGGCCGCGCTGGTCGCCGGGTCGCCGCTGGGCGCGAAGTACCACCAGCCCGTCGACCGGGAGTCGGCGTACGAGATGCTGGCCGCCCGGCTCGCCCCGCCGCCCGCCCCGGCCGCGCCCGCCCCGGCCCAGCCGCCCGCTCCCCCGCCGGCCCGGGCCGAACCGAACCTCGCCGAGCAGATCCTCGGCTCCAGGACCACCAAGCGCCTGCTGACCACGGCCGCCGCGGCGGCCGGCACGGCCATCATCCGCTCGATCTTCGGCACCCGCCGCCGCTGA
- a CDS encoding N-acetylmuramoyl-L-alanine amidase: protein MRAIKRGERGPAVTEIRSILVALGLLEAPTDPAEADHFNPPVERAVRAFQQDRGLSVDGEVGAETWRALDAARWTLGARTLYFSVSDPLRGDDVRQLQERLLEMGYDVGRTDGVYGPRTARGLSAFQREMGLTPDGTCGPQTLHMLRRLGRKVVGGSPLKLREEVTFRQTGPSLVGRQIIVDPGHGGSDPGVVVPDGPLRWTESDLAYDLATRLEGRLAAAGMRVHLTRGPLPIEAPSDLDRAQLANDLAADLLISLHIDGHHNPQADGVATYHYGTSNGVTSTMGERLAGLVQREIVARTGLRNCHTHAKTWELLRYTRMPAVRVDVGYLTSPKDRAQLIDPMFRERVVEAIVAAVQRMYFPVEIDVKTGTIDVSALRLALPS, encoded by the coding sequence GTGCGAGCCATCAAGCGCGGTGAGCGCGGCCCGGCCGTCACCGAGATCCGGTCGATCCTGGTCGCGCTGGGGCTGTTGGAAGCCCCGACCGACCCGGCCGAGGCGGACCACTTCAACCCGCCCGTGGAACGGGCCGTGCGGGCCTTCCAGCAGGACCGTGGGCTGTCCGTGGACGGTGAGGTGGGCGCCGAGACCTGGCGCGCCCTGGACGCGGCCCGGTGGACCCTGGGTGCCCGCACGCTCTACTTCAGCGTCTCCGACCCGCTGCGCGGCGACGACGTGCGCCAGTTGCAGGAGCGGCTGCTGGAGATGGGATACGACGTCGGCCGCACCGACGGCGTCTACGGGCCGCGCACCGCGCGGGGCCTGTCGGCCTTCCAGCGCGAGATGGGCCTCACCCCCGACGGCACCTGCGGCCCGCAGACCCTGCACATGCTGCGGCGGCTCGGGCGCAAGGTGGTCGGCGGCTCCCCGCTGAAGCTGCGCGAGGAGGTCACCTTCCGGCAGACCGGGCCGAGCCTGGTCGGACGGCAGATCATCGTCGACCCGGGGCACGGCGGTTCCGATCCCGGCGTGGTGGTGCCCGACGGCCCGCTGCGCTGGACCGAGTCCGACCTGGCATACGACCTCGCCACCCGGCTGGAGGGCCGGCTCGCCGCGGCCGGCATGCGGGTGCACCTGACCCGCGGCCCGCTGCCGATCGAGGCGCCCAGCGATCTCGACCGGGCGCAGCTGGCCAACGACCTGGCCGCGGACCTGCTGATCTCGCTGCACATCGACGGCCACCACAACCCGCAGGCCGACGGGGTGGCCACCTATCACTACGGCACCTCCAACGGCGTCACCTCGACGATGGGGGAGCGGCTGGCCGGCCTGGTGCAGCGCGAGATCGTGGCGCGCACCGGCCTGCGCAACTGCCACACCCACGCCAAGACCTGGGAGCTGCTGCGCTACACCCGCATGCCCGCGGTACGGGTCGACGTCGGCTACCTGACCTCCCCGAAGGACCGGGCACAGCTGATCGACCCAATGTTCCGCGAGCGTGTGGTCGAGGCCATCGTCGCCGCCGTGCAGCGCATGTACTTCCCGGTCGAGATCGACGTGAAGACCGGCACCATCGACGTGAGCGCGCTGCGCCTCGCCCTGCCGAGCTGA